The following nucleotide sequence is from Solanum dulcamara chromosome 7, daSolDulc1.2, whole genome shotgun sequence.
TGCCTTCTACAAGTGAAATTGCCTTAGACCAGTGAACCTCTCTGATGGAAAATTGATACCAAGAAAATCACAGTTTTGACTGATTTTCACTTTTGGAATGTGCGCAATCTTGTACCAGTCTTCTCCTTGTCCCGGCTTGCAACGCTTCTCCAATATCGCACAGCCCAAAATGTTCAAGGACTGGAGGCTCATTCTCTCCATACACACTGGCAGTGAGGCAAGATTATCACACTGTACTATGTTCAGTTCCTTGAGAGAAGTAAGTTCGCCTAACCACTCAGGCAATAAAGTCAAACTTGGGAATCTACATACAGAAAGAAATTGCAGATTGTGGACATGGCGTAAAGCCTCAGGCAGTTGCCAGAAAACCAACTCCTCAGGGTGAATTACAGTATCCTGGAACATTGGCAGACCACCAAGGTGAACGCGATGAAGGGAATTCAGGTGTTTAATCTCTTGTGGAAAAGAAACCAACTCTGGACACCCAAAAATTTCAAGTTCCTCCAGGGAAGCTAGGTGCCGGAATCCTTTAGACAGATATTTCAATCTATCAGAGCAGCCGATTGACAATTTACGGACTGAGGTGAGGCCTTGCAATCCCTGCTCTGGTAGAGACTCTAGATGGTGGCAGTAACCAATCTGCAGGGACTTCAATGCAGTGAGGCTTGCCAGGCTGTTTGGTAGTACTTCCAGCTTTGAGAAATCCCCAATCATCAATATTTCAAGATCGGTGAGGTTCGTTAGCACCTCTTCAGGGAAAGAAGTTAGTTCCTTGTTGTTACCAATTGCTAAGTAGGTGAGACCACAAAGATTAGAGATAGAGGCTAGAGTCATGTTTGAGCATTTCATAATTCTCAAATTTCTGAGTGTTACAAGGCTTGGAAATGTTAGCAAAGGACAGTCTTCAATCCACATTTCGTGAAGACTTGGAAATTGTTCTTCTCCTTCTTTGATTGAAACTCCTTTTAAATTCGGAAGCTTGCACATCTCAAGTGATTCCAAGGATGGGAACTTTCTTAATTGGGATATTCTGCTTTCAACGTCACTGTCAATGTACTCCACATGAATTCCCCTCAGCGAAAGATATTTCAAACAAGGAAGCTCAGCTAGTTGAGAGAGATGCAAGCAGTATATACAATCATGAAGATAAAGGGTAATGATAGTTCTCAAAATTGAAGCCCTCATCCAACTTGCCAAGCATGTACTTCTGAATCCGGATACCTTCAAATGCTTAAGGTCGGAATGAGGTTCTAGTGCTTCAAGCACCAGCAGATCAACATCCTTTGATGACTCACACCCAGCGGAACGGTTCCAGTACAAAGCTAAACTTTGGAGGTTTGTCTTTAAACTTAGAGCGTCTTTCGCCTCCATATGATTTTCAACCCTCTCAAGGTGCTCAATAACTAGTTCTCCCCGAAGATTCAAATCTCGCAATTCACTAAGCTTAGAACATCTTTTTTTCCCTACGACAAACTTGTTTAAAGTCTTGAGGTGTGTCAATTGTGCTATATGAGGAGGCATGTGACTCAATGGACAGCCTCTTAGCCGAAGATGCCGAAGATTTCTCAGATACCTCAGATATTTCGGTAAAACACGAAGTAAGCAACAATCTTCTACACTTAGCATCTGCAGATTCTGAAGAGAACATATACTCTGAGGAAGACTCTCAATACATGTACTGAAAAGGTCCAAATACCTTAAATGTATTAGATTTCCGATTGCAGATGGCAATTCCTTTAACTGAACAGAACAAAAAATCAACACCCTTAAAGAACCATACATAGCAATTGTCGAAGGGTTGTAAAGCATAGTACTTTTAGGAAAAGCAACAAATGACTTATCTTCGGCATGTATTGTTGCATGTCGAATTCTGCTTGCCGATATCTTTTCCCCGCCTTCAAGTTTTGTTGCATGAAAACCATCATCCATTATAGATTGGGCCAGGTCATGAACAAGATCGTGTATCTTAAACAACATCCTCCCATCTGAATTTTGTTGCACTTCTTGGAACAAAGATCTCCAGTATAATTCATTCCATACTTCATTACCTTTATCCTCAGGTTCCAAGTTTCCCTCTGATGAGATAAATCCGTTGGCCATCCAGAAATAAATCAGCTCTTCTTTGTCAATTTTGGAGCCCTTGTCAAATATCGCGCAATAAGCAAAACAGTGTCTCAAATCTTGAGGAAGGTGAAAATAGCTCAACCTTAGAGCAGGCAAGATTGAACTTTCATCTTGTGGCAAATTCCAAAAATCACTATCTCTGACAAACAACCATTCTTTTTCGTCATTCTTAAAGCGCAAAAGACTTCCTAGAGCTTTAGCAGCCAGAGGCACCCCACAACATCTTCTTACAATCTCTTTTCCAATATCCACAAATTTGGGGCTTTCTTTTCTGTCGGGGACAAATGCACGATGCTTGAACAACCACCAACAGTCATACTCCGACAAGCAGGATAAACGATGTGGCTGTACCGTTCCCATAATTGAAGCAACCTTTTCTAAACGAGTAGTGGTAATAACTGAAGTACCTCTAGAACCAATTGTTAGTAAGGCTTTTAATTTATCCCACTTCTCCTGATCTTCATTCCAAACATCATCCAAAATGAGTAAATATCGTTTTCCTCTCAACAAGTTTATGAGGTGACTTTGTAAAGAAGCTAACTCGGAAGCATTTATATCTTTCCCAACTATGGCTTCTAGGATTGCTCTTATCAACCTCTTCTCGTCAAAATTATGTGACACACAAACCCaaattttcaaatcaaaatGTCCATGTACCAACACATCATTGTAAATTAATTGAGCAAGAGTCGTCTTTCCAAGACCTCCCATTCCAACTATAGGGAGAACCAAAAGCTCTTGAAAATCATCTACATTCTTTGTTAAGATTTCAACAATTTTCCTTTTATCATCATCCCTTCCATAGACTTCTGCCGGAGTTAAAACAAAGCCAGTTTCACGTACTTCATCTGTTGTGGATAATCGTTTCTTCGAAGTCACTTCAGACAAATGGAACTTAATACGTTCCTCAGCAATTCCATCTAGTTTCCTGATGGCATCTTTAACCTTGTTCCCTATCTGGCGACGAAACAAAATATTCTCCAAAGGAAAAACAGATGGCATGGAAATGCATCCAATTCTTCGGGCTTTTTCCTGCAACCTGATCTCTTTTGCTGCACATTCATCCAAGACATCATCAACTTCATAAGTAGCACTGTTTAGCTTCCGCAACCAATTTCTTATTGCCTTTTCTTTCAGCTGTTCCTGGTCAGCATCCTGAAGGACAGCCTTGATTGTCGATAGCAAGCTTGAAAGCTTTCTTAATTCTTCATCGATGCCATAAAGCAATCCAAGCTCCTTTTGAATAAAAGAGCTAAGGTTTTGTAACAAAACTTCAACGAAAGCTTCAGCCATGTTTCCTAGTAAATCAAACCAAGGAAAATTTTTAGTAGTTCAAATATCAGTAAGACAGCTTTCAGAATTGTTCAATTAAACTTATATTGCtcggattttaaaaaaaatacctcCATGTGCATGTCGGATCctcaaaagtagtgcattttagGACGATCAGATATGGGTGGAACAACAATTTTgaagagtccaagcaacatagTATTAAGCAGATAGTTTCACACTCTAGAAAATATATTGAGTTAATGATAGTTCCACACTCTAGCTACCAGTTGTTCCCATTTTTTGACTAGAACTATCCCGCTTTTCCTACCTGAACTATCACCATCTATCTAAACTATCACCATCTACCCCTTTTCTTATCTAAACTATCACCGTCTATGTATTATCACATAGTTGAGTAGGTCGTGATAGTTCAAGTAAAAAGAGAACAACCAATAGTTGGACTAATCAGCTTTGAGTTGTGTTTTAATACATAAATGCTATGATGATATTACAGGTAAGAAGGGAACAACTGATAGCTGAGATATGAAACTCGCAATAAAATGATACTTCAGATATGTTTTTTTACCATTAACTGAAATATATTGTGTAATTCAAAGCAACCCCTATAAATGATTTCTaaatgaaaaacatttttctaGGAAATATTTTTCCTCTTACTCAAGACACCAATAAACTATTCCATGACTCAATAGAACAAACCCTAATTTTGGCTCCCTCCCATTGTTTCCATGACAAAACAAGTTCAATTTTGATATTACCACAAGAAATTTTTGACAGACAGCTTGCACGCACCTCGATTAATCTACCACACAACCAACTATGACTCACAAGCACAGTACTTGATGAGCTCACAACAGAGTAGTTTAAGGTATTAACACAATTTTTAATAAGAAATCGGAATTAGAAAAAGGTAAAGAACTAAGGACTTGTTAGGCCATAAAAATTATTCACTATTTTTCCGGAATAAACCCCTTTTGTAACCAGAGAAAAGAGAATTGCTCCAATGGTCAATATTTGTGAttccgtttcaatttatttatcatgttttatttatcatggagtttaacaaaatataaaaatcttgagttttatattaaatatattaaaataccCTTGAATCTTGTACTTTCCAGTTAAACAGTTGCTAAAAGTAAAGAAGTTCTTTTTGAAACGtgctataaaaaaaattaagacaaaCATAAAACTGACAGAGTAACTTTCTTGAACTTACCAGAGAAATTACCTATTTGTTATGCTTCAGATGTAGCAGCAAATACCATGAGGTTCTGCAATTGAAGTTCACTAAGTGTAGGAGGACTTTTCAGCAAGTATTACTGGTACAAGAGACTCCacctaataataaattatgatttatttgcTTAAAAGGTCAAATAAAATAGTACTAGTTTGGATTGACTTGGATCTTATGCCAAGtattctatgatattttctaCTAGATGATTTGGAAAGTTTGATTGGTCGACATAAAGGTAACTACTAGTTTGGGATATTCAAATTATGACCTGTTTTAATTGAGCATCTGAATATATCATAACAGGTTATGTTAAGCATTTTCagctaaaatttaaaaaagCTAACGctcataaattattattttctacttattttttgatatttggtAAATAAGTAGAAAATTTTATCCCAAATACTTTTAGATCTATGAGGTGGAAATAGTGTGGAGGGGCAGGGTTAGGATAGTCGTGTTGGAGGATGGGGAGGAGATAATTAGTGTAAAGTCGTATATGAAATTTGTTTTCATATGTATTACTTGAGTCAGATATctttaaaaaacattttttctACATTCATAAAACAAGGGTAAAGTTAGCATGCACTCTATTTTTTCCAGATCTTATGTATAGAATTACGTTGAATATGCTATTATTGAATTATCATCCTATTTATGAATATGCTAATCTATTGTCAACTGAAAAAGCTGATGAAAGAGTCATCTATGTATCACTTAGAATATGGCATATTGCATCACCTAAAATATGTCACCACATTTAATTATATACACTAATCTTAATTAGCATTTAgagattttataatttattgagGCTAATGCGTATAACTAAATGAGgtcatatattttaaatgattaacTTACTACGTAATAAATTTTTGAGAGGACACGTGCTGAAGCTTTTCTAAAATTTAAGTCGAAAGTGTTCTATTGAAACGTCACTTTTACCctatattcaaatatttaattaaaacatgtttgaatatttgttttaaaaaataaataagtaaagagataagtatcaaaaacacacctaaactattctttttttttgagtttcatacgtAAACTATTGGGAAtgtgagtttcatacataaactatGACTTCtcagtttgagaaacacacatcagtggtgtgtgtaatacactctctgtactctctctctattttttgaattttttttgtcacatggctaaaatattctatattgataaaaattaaataaactattaatattagttaaaagtttaaactaaagtatttctatccctcaaaaaaaaaattattttttaaaaaaaccaaaattatttttttaaaaaatgaaattatttttttaaaaaagttatttttctcaCTCATTTGTAtgtatctaacacaaaacgagaaaaaaattgaaagcggAGGATTACGTGTGggggtagaattttttttaaaacaaatatataaaaataatatctaaattattatttgaagggggAGGGGGAAGATGAAgtaagaaatttttttaaaagcttttataaaagaaatttagaaaaaataaaaaaaatgggggaggggggagggggagTATGGTGAGAAAAAGTGGTGGGGTGgggtaataaaaatattttatattttattttatatttttttgtgggTGGATAGTgatactttaatatttaattttaactaattctaagagtttatttaatttttgtctaggtgaaatattttctctatgtggagtgtgatgtgacaatttttttaaaatgaaagagagagttatAACACACATCATGGTGAGAAtagaataaaagagagatgtgtgtttctcaaaataagaagtgatagtttatgtatgaaactcacactcccaataatttaggtatgaaactcaaaaaataaggatagtttagatgtgtttttgacacttatctcataagtaaataaaattcaTAGATAAATTTAAGAGATTTTCGATGTATTCGACTTTAATCTTATATTCACCCCAATAAGAAGtgatagtttatgtatgaaactcacactcccaataatttaggtatgaaactcaaaaaataaggatagtttagatgtgtttttgacacttatctcataagtaaataaaattcaTAGATAAATTTAAGAGATTTTCGATGTATTCGACTTTAATCTTATATTCACCCCATGATGGGATATAAAAATTTGTTTAATAAGCAAGGGCGAACCTACGTGGGTGTCATGGAGTTCACTCGAATCACTCGGCAAAAAAATACCCTGTATATATAGGAtagattttatatatttttgtacatatACTAATTGTGAACCACCTAAATCAACGAGAAGGAATAATTCAATGGTACTAGACTGTGCAACTTAGGCCGCGAATACGGAGTTTGACAGGCTCCATTTCATGCTATGCAAATTTAAAACACCTTGTTATTTTCCTTTGGCATTAATGAACTCTGAAAGGACTATGCAATGATTTTAAAATAGATTATAGTTAATCAATATGTAAAGAAGACTTTGTTATATACtcaaaacaattttatattgacattatttatccaaattaTTTCGTTATCATACGAACCTCCACCGTGCCGGGAGAGAGGGGCCAAGCAGGGCATAGCTAGCGGTCGACCGAAACCCCTGCTTTTGTCAGCATGACAACAAGTACAAACTGGCAGCAAAGAGTCAATTGAATGATCAAGGCATCGGTTGCTTCCACTTGTGGCCTTCTTTGACTGCTTTGACACCGAACACGCCGCGTTTTACTGGGAAGGATCGAACCATGGGAACGAATATACAGGGCTATCACCTTCTTTGGCCAGTTCTTCTAATCTTTTCACAATTACAGTTCACTGCACCTGCTCCTTTAAAGGGCGgcgacacttgagtgagttggaGCGCAACCATCTTATCCACTGAACTAGCTAGAAGCTATCGCTTTGGAATAAAatgtaattataaaaaatatataataaaacattatatgaaaaatctattttaaaaaatattaattgttataataaatattactataaaaaataattattgcaaAGAAATTATTTCAGTAGTTTTAAAAGACTACTATTATATCGGAAAAAGACGattgaaaattaatttcaacttttatagaaaaaatcaattttagaaaaagaatagtcgctacttaattttttaaagaaattgagacaacttaatttaaaagatctTAACAgctttaagtcttaaaaattagaaaaaatgggTAAGGATtcaaatttccactttgagaaggtgttagcactcaaaatggccgctaacgtgcggttgtccgacgatttaaaaattatttgattaactttggaaaaattacttgtaagtagtaaagataaatatatttatttgagcaataaatcaacttgaaatatttgacataatttatcaagaaaatatactcttttaaatgactaagtaaataaattttaaatatgtttaagGAGAAGTATTAgatctaatatattttaactaaattaaaggtgattaagactttgattaaataaggaaaatcaCTTGAGCTCTTTAGGGAAAAATCAATTTAGAGAAAGACACTTTaaactcaattgatttgaaagagcatcAACTTACAAACCTTTAtgataatttggaagaaaattatatttgttgaaatgtCTAACTAAAAGAAAACACTTAAATGAAAtcatttttaaagaataaattaacagaaaaaatggtttctcttttAGGGGAGTTCAATTAAGTTAaaccaaataaaattaatttctacGTAAGTATAAATaaacgtaaataaataaattattataacccaaattaaatataaatgaataaagtatgaaaatttgGTCTAACACTTAGTTTATGTACGTCTGGACTAAGTTATTCAGCCACTTACGTTTTGGGCCTTAGTCCCAATTTCACTGTATTTTGTGGATGTATATAAACTGTATatcaatatatacaataatattttcatgtatatcGGACTGTATATACACCGTATAAAACCTATTTTCAACTCCAGCAACCTGTAAATCAGCATccttttccatttttggttTTGAAGAGGATGACTCGAAAAAAAGTGTATTTCGGCCTCCATGGCTCAATGCTGAAATGCAAAAAATGGAGAAAGTCCATATTGGACTCGGACGATGGTTCATACAATAAACAAAAAGGATAAAATTAGTAAATGAATAGAGAGAAAGAAATTGAGATATGATTGTTATTAATTGAATAAAGGATACTTAGACATCTCATTTTAAGTGCAATCACTAGGATCTAAAGAAACCAATATGGAACTTGCATCTAAGGACGAGATACCTCATTAATTCAAACTAATCATGTGTTGTACTAAGAGACCAATTCATGCATAACAtttaataatacaaatatgAGCTACTGTTTATTaacaaacaaacatatatatatggcaCATGCATTATAACTTCACAATAAATGAATAGGGACAACACAACTCATGATCCAATTGCCACTAAATTCAACTTGGTATAGTGAGTCCTTGAGGCATAAGAATGAAATATCAAaatacacatatgtatatatgcataacACTTAAAAGGATCACATATGaacattataaaataacataatgacaaacaacatgcatacatgtagaaaaaatatatatagaaatatattcaagtaactaaagaacatgGAATTAACCTATACATTATAccaactcaaattttaaagcaagattTAAATCAATTAAGCCATTAACGTTCTAACTAACTAGTAACTTATgcatatatttattatctaaatcatgataaaagaaaaaaaaatgaaaacatgaaaatatatatcgtcaaagaaaactatttggGAAAATAATGAACGAAACTAAGAGCTTTCacatatttgataaaaatatcaCTACATTTCCAGCAAGACAAGAAATTTcatcattaatttaattaatcataacagatgttaactaaaaaaaataagattacgaatcaactcaatagaaaacatgaaataattaaataaaataaaattgagaaaaagattttacctcttttcagGCAGCGACTGAGACGACGAATTCGAAGCTTCTTCACCACCACAAATGGAGTTCCGATGAAAGTTtagattcaaaaataaatagacTCAAAATCTTTTTgctatagaaatactatttttttaaaagaaaaaaatactactTTTCTGTTCTTATTAATGTTTTGTGTAAAATCCAGCTCCTAtttctcttctctattttttttgttttgtttgtgCAGtatttttgttcctttttttgtgtgtgtgttcttGAATGTATTTTGGGGTTCTTGATGAAAAATGGTGAATGTTGATTAATTGTTCTTCGTTTTCTGATATTGTTCTCCTTTGATTATGAAGAAGATGaatgtatttaaaaaaaagtgaagTTGGGGGGAGTAATGATGGAgtttttgaataatgatggATTTGGTGGGGtgtaaaaaagaaaaggaaaagggtGGGGGTAGGAGAATGATGATTGttgagaattttaaaaaaaaagaggggggggggaggggggtttAGGTGGGATTGGGAAGAGGAAAAGGAACAAGAAGAAAAACGTATGGTTAGTATtatataagtataatatatatatatatatattatactgaGTTGGTGTTGAGCCAAAATTATTATAAGAATTGAGTTTTAGATGTATAGGTGTTAGTATGTCGTAGTAGTgcagattgttgttgttattgggttTGTAGAGAGTGGGATGACAACATTGAGTTGGATGACTTTGGGCCTAAATTTGGGCTAAAAAATGACTTGAAATTTGATTAAGGGTGGAGTAAAAAAAAAGTTGTATTTGTAAGGAAAATGGTCATATGAAA
It contains:
- the LOC129894423 gene encoding putative disease resistance protein RGA4 gives rise to the protein MAEAFVEVLLQNLSSFIQKELGLLYGIDEELRKLSSLLSTIKAVLQDADQEQLKEKAIRNWLRKLNSATYEVDDVLDECAAKEIRLQEKARRIGCISMPSVFPLENILFRRQIGNKVKDAIRKLDGIAEERIKFHLSEVTSKKRLSTTDEVRETGFVLTPAEVYGRDDDKRKIVEILTKNVDDFQELLVLPIVGMGGLGKTTLAQLIYNDVLVHGHFDLKIWVCVSHNFDEKRLIRAILEAIVGKDINASELASLQSHLINLLRGKRYLLILDDVWNEDQEKWDKLKALLTIGSRGTSVITTTRLEKVASIMGTVQPHRLSCLSEYDCWWLFKHRAFVPDRKESPKFVDIGKEIVRRCCGVPLAAKALGSLLRFKNDEKEWLFVRDSDFWNLPQDESSILPALRLSYFHLPQDLRHCFAYCAIFDKGSKIDKEELIYFWMANGFISSEGNLEPEDKGNEVWNELYWRSLFQEVQQNSDGRMLFKIHDLVHDLAQSIMDDGFHATKLEGGEKISASRIRHATIHAEDKSFVAFPKSTMLYNPSTIAMYGSLRVLIFCSVQLKELPSAIGNLIHLRYLDLFSTCIESLPQSICSLQNLQMLSVEDCCLLRVLPKYLRYLRNLRHLRLRGCPLSHMPPHIAQLTHLKTLNKFVVGKKRCSKLSELRDLNLRGELVIEHLERVENHMEAKDALSLKTNLQSLALYWNRSAGCESSKDVDLLVLEALEPHSDLKHLKVSGFRSTCLASWMRASILRTIITLYLHDCIYCLHLSQLAELPCLKYLSLRGIHVEYIDSDVESRISQLRKFPSLESLEMCKLPNLKGVSIKEGEEQFPSLHEMWIEDCPLLTFPSLVTLRNLRIMKCSNMTLASISNLCGLTYLAIGNNKELTSFPEEVLTNLTDLEILMIGDFSKLEVLPNSLASLTALKSLQIGYCHHLESLPEQGLQGLTSVRKLSIGCSDRLKYLSKGFRHLASLEELEIFGCPELVSFPQEIKHLNSLHRVHLGGLPMFQDTVIHPEELVFWQLPEALRHVHNLQFLSVCRFPSLTLLPEWLGELTSLKELNIVQCDNLASLPVCMERMSLQSLNILGCAILEKRCKPGQGEDWYKIAHIPKVKISQNCDFLGINFPSERFTGLRQFHL